Proteins encoded together in one Pseudoalteromonas xiamenensis window:
- the dapB gene encoding 4-hydroxy-tetrahydrodipicolinate reductase, with the protein MDRIGIFGANGRMGQALIDACAQAKDCKLSAAFVRIASPLASTPIHHINKSAPVDLSFACESALQDCSADVLIDFTLPEGMRTHLQQAVKLNLPMVIGTTGLDDEDKQALTEAAKHIPIVFSRNYSVGVNLLLNLVQVAATKLAEEMDIEVFEAHHRNKIDAPSGTALMIGEAIAQAKGWDHDAVARFDRTTIHEAKSQQEIGYSVLRAGDIVGEHTAYFATMGERLEITHKASSRLTFAAGAVRAAQWLRNKPAGLYDMQDVLGLKELA; encoded by the coding sequence ATGGATCGTATAGGTATATTTGGCGCAAATGGCCGAATGGGTCAGGCATTAATTGATGCCTGTGCGCAAGCAAAAGATTGTAAGCTCTCTGCTGCTTTCGTGCGCATCGCATCACCTCTCGCATCGACGCCAATTCATCATATTAACAAATCTGCGCCTGTTGACTTATCTTTCGCCTGTGAATCTGCACTTCAGGACTGTTCAGCCGATGTCCTGATTGACTTCACTTTACCTGAAGGCATGCGCACACATCTCCAACAAGCAGTCAAATTGAATTTGCCCATGGTCATTGGCACAACAGGTCTCGATGACGAAGACAAACAAGCACTTACTGAAGCCGCTAAGCATATTCCTATCGTTTTTTCACGCAATTATAGCGTGGGGGTAAATTTGCTGCTTAACTTAGTCCAAGTTGCCGCGACGAAACTCGCCGAAGAAATGGACATTGAGGTCTTTGAAGCACATCACCGCAACAAAATTGATGCACCTTCTGGTACCGCATTAATGATTGGTGAAGCCATCGCACAGGCAAAAGGATGGGATCACGATGCCGTTGCGCGTTTTGATAGAACCACGATTCATGAAGCAAAATCACAACAAGAAATTGGTTATTCCGTGCTTAGAGCTGGCGATATAGTTGGTGAACATACGGCTTATTTCGCAACTATGGGCGAAAGGCTCGAAATTACTCATAAAGCCTCATCTAGATTAACGTTCGCAGCTGGTGCTGTAAGGGCTGCGCAATGGTTACGGAACAAGCCTGCTGGACTTTATGATATGCAAGATGTCCTTGGTTTAAAGGAGTTAGCTTAA
- the carA gene encoding glutamine-hydrolyzing carbamoyl-phosphate synthase small subunit yields the protein MTKSALLVLEDGTVFRGTAIGADGISVGEVVFNTSMTGYQEILTDPSYAEQIVTLTYPHIGNTGTNSEDEEAGQIWAKGLVIRDLPLLASNFRNEQSLSDYLKERNILGIADIDTRKLTRILRDKGAQNGCIIAGDEVCEQKALDAAKAFPGLKGMDLAKVVSAKEAFPWRESSWTLGEGFKTLQADEEKFHVVAYDFGVKRNILRMLVDRGCKLTVVPAETPASEVLALNPDGIFLSNGPGDPEPCTYAIDAIKSFLETDTPIFGICLGHQLLALASGAKTVKMKFGHHGGNHPVKDLDRNVVMITAQNHGFAADEATLPANLRATHVSLFDGTLQGIHRTDKPAFSFQGHPEASPGPHDAAPLFDHFIELMQARKA from the coding sequence TTGACTAAATCCGCTCTGTTAGTCCTTGAAGACGGCACAGTGTTTCGCGGTACTGCCATTGGTGCTGACGGTATTTCTGTCGGTGAGGTAGTATTCAATACGTCGATGACAGGTTATCAAGAGATATTGACAGACCCGTCTTACGCGGAACAAATTGTTACTCTAACTTACCCGCACATCGGTAATACGGGTACTAACAGCGAAGACGAAGAAGCAGGTCAAATCTGGGCGAAAGGCCTAGTGATCCGCGATTTGCCATTGCTAGCGAGTAATTTCCGTAACGAGCAATCGTTAAGTGACTACTTAAAAGAACGCAACATACTGGGTATCGCTGACATTGATACACGTAAGCTAACTCGTATTCTTCGCGATAAGGGTGCGCAAAACGGCTGTATCATCGCAGGTGATGAAGTTTGCGAACAAAAAGCACTGGACGCTGCCAAGGCCTTCCCAGGCCTCAAAGGTATGGATTTAGCAAAAGTCGTGTCGGCAAAAGAAGCCTTTCCTTGGCGTGAATCAAGCTGGACATTGGGTGAAGGCTTTAAAACGCTTCAGGCTGATGAAGAAAAGTTTCACGTTGTTGCGTACGATTTTGGTGTCAAACGCAACATTTTGCGTATGTTGGTCGATAGAGGGTGTAAATTGACCGTGGTTCCCGCTGAAACCCCCGCCTCTGAGGTCTTAGCGTTGAATCCTGATGGAATCTTCTTGTCTAATGGCCCTGGCGACCCTGAACCATGTACCTACGCAATCGATGCTATCAAATCCTTCCTAGAAACAGACACTCCTATTTTCGGCATTTGCCTCGGCCACCAGCTTCTAGCTCTCGCTTCCGGTGCTAAAACAGTAAAAATGAAATTTGGCCATCATGGCGGTAACCACCCTGTTAAAGATTTAGATCGCAACGTGGTTATGATCACGGCACAAAACCACGGTTTTGCTGCAGACGAAGCAACATTACCTGCGAATCTACGTGCAACTCACGTTTCATTATTCGATGGCACACTTCAGGGTATTCACCGTACTGACAAGCCAGCGTTTAGCTTCCAAGGTCACCCAGAAGCAAGCCCAGGTCCACACGACGCAGCGCCGTTGTTCGACCATTTCATTGAATTAATGCAAGCACGTAAAGCCTAA
- the carB gene encoding carbamoyl-phosphate synthase large subunit yields the protein MPKRTDIKSILILGAGPIVIGQACEFDYSGAQACKALREEGYRVILVNSNPATIMTDPEMADATYIEPIHWEVVEKIIEKERPCAVLPTMGGQTALNCALDLDRHGVLAKYDVELIGATADAIDKAENRERFDKAMKKIGLECPRAEIAHSMDEALDILTRIGFPCIIRPSFTMGGTGGGVAYNMEEFEEICTRGLDLSPTKELLIDESLIGWKEYEMEVVRDKNDNCIIVCSIENFDPMGVHTGDSITVAPAQTLTDKEYQLMRNASMAVLREIGVETGGSNVQFGVNPADGRMVIIEMNPRVSRSSALASKATGFPIAKVAAKLAVGYTLDELQNDITGGATPASFEPSIDYVVTKIPRFNFEKFAGSNDRLTTQMKSVGEVMAIGRNQQESLHKALRGLEVGATGFNPIVALDDPNAREKIVHELREPGAERIWYVADAMRHGMSIEEVFELTKIDRWFLVQIEDILKDEATIKEVGMAGLTEDFLRKLKRKGFADARIAEIAGVSETEIRKKRHALNIVPVYKRVDTCAAEFSSDTAYMYSTYDEECEAQPSDKDKIMVIGGGPNRIGQGIEFDYCCVHAALAMREDGYETIMVNCNPETVSTDYDTSDRLYFEPITLEDVLEIVRVEKPKGVIVQYGGQTPLKLARALEANGVPIIGTSPDAIDRAEDRERFQHLVERLNLLQPENATVTSLEEAIVKSQEIGFPLVVRPSYVLGGRAMEIVYDEDDLRRYMTHAVSVSNEAPVLLDRFLDDATEVDVDAICDGQEVLIGGIMEHIEQAGVHSGDSACSLPAHSLSEEIQNVMREQVKAMALELGVVGLMNTQFAVKDGEVYLIEVNPRAARTVPFVSKATGVALAKVAARCMVGQSLQSQGVTKEVIPPYYSVKEVVLPFAKFPGVDPMRGPEMRSTGEVMGVGENFAEAFAKAQLGAGNTLPRGGRALLSVRNGDKARVVELAKTMKALGFELDATSGTAAALEEAGIEVRRVNKVFEGRPHILDRIKNKEYSYIVNTTEGRQAIEDSKVLRRGALQHKINYTTTLNAAFANCKAHSADDRANVSSVQELHQRLN from the coding sequence ATGCCAAAACGTACCGACATAAAAAGCATTCTTATTTTAGGCGCAGGCCCAATCGTTATCGGTCAAGCGTGTGAGTTTGACTATTCAGGCGCGCAAGCATGTAAAGCCCTAAGAGAAGAAGGCTATCGAGTTATCCTTGTTAACTCGAACCCAGCTACAATTATGACTGACCCAGAAATGGCGGATGCGACGTACATCGAGCCAATCCACTGGGAAGTAGTAGAAAAAATTATCGAAAAAGAGCGCCCATGCGCGGTATTACCGACGATGGGTGGTCAAACGGCGCTTAACTGTGCGCTTGACCTTGACCGTCACGGTGTTCTTGCAAAATATGACGTTGAGTTAATCGGCGCGACTGCTGATGCCATCGATAAAGCAGAAAACCGTGAACGCTTCGACAAAGCGATGAAGAAAATCGGCCTAGAGTGTCCACGCGCTGAAATCGCTCACTCAATGGATGAAGCGCTCGATATCCTAACTCGAATTGGCTTCCCATGTATCATTCGTCCATCATTCACGATGGGTGGTACTGGCGGTGGTGTTGCCTACAACATGGAAGAATTCGAAGAGATCTGTACTCGTGGTCTTGACCTTTCACCAACAAAAGAGCTGCTTATCGACGAAAGCTTGATCGGTTGGAAAGAGTACGAGATGGAAGTGGTTCGTGACAAAAACGACAACTGTATCATCGTGTGCTCTATTGAAAACTTCGACCCTATGGGTGTTCACACAGGTGACTCAATCACGGTAGCGCCAGCGCAAACACTGACTGACAAAGAATACCAATTAATGCGTAATGCATCGATGGCCGTTCTTCGAGAAATCGGTGTTGAAACAGGCGGCTCAAACGTCCAATTTGGTGTAAACCCTGCCGATGGCCGTATGGTTATCATCGAAATGAACCCGCGTGTATCGCGTTCATCAGCCCTAGCCTCTAAGGCAACTGGTTTCCCTATTGCAAAAGTAGCGGCAAAATTGGCTGTTGGCTACACGTTGGACGAGCTACAAAATGACATCACGGGTGGTGCGACACCCGCGTCTTTCGAACCTTCTATCGACTACGTTGTGACTAAGATCCCACGTTTCAACTTTGAAAAGTTCGCAGGTTCTAACGACCGTCTAACGACGCAAATGAAGTCTGTTGGTGAAGTAATGGCAATTGGCCGTAACCAACAAGAGTCTCTACACAAAGCACTTCGTGGTCTTGAAGTTGGCGCGACGGGTTTTAACCCTATCGTTGCACTTGACGACCCGAATGCACGTGAAAAAATCGTCCATGAGCTTCGTGAGCCAGGTGCAGAGCGCATTTGGTACGTGGCTGACGCAATGCGTCACGGTATGTCTATCGAAGAAGTATTCGAACTTACAAAAATTGACCGTTGGTTCCTAGTTCAAATCGAAGACATCCTAAAAGACGAAGCGACAATCAAAGAAGTGGGCATGGCAGGTCTTACTGAAGACTTCCTACGTAAACTCAAGCGCAAAGGCTTTGCTGACGCGCGTATCGCTGAAATCGCAGGTGTGTCAGAAACTGAAATCCGTAAAAAGCGTCATGCGCTTAACATCGTTCCGGTTTACAAGCGCGTTGACACGTGTGCGGCTGAATTCAGCTCAGACACAGCGTATATGTACTCAACCTACGACGAAGAGTGCGAAGCGCAGCCATCAGACAAAGACAAAATCATGGTTATTGGCGGTGGTCCTAACCGTATCGGTCAAGGTATCGAATTCGATTACTGCTGCGTTCACGCTGCACTTGCAATGCGTGAAGATGGTTACGAAACGATTATGGTTAACTGTAACCCTGAGACTGTTTCAACAGATTACGATACGTCTGACCGCTTATACTTCGAACCAATCACATTAGAAGATGTATTAGAAATCGTACGTGTTGAAAAGCCAAAAGGCGTTATCGTGCAATACGGTGGTCAAACACCACTTAAACTTGCTCGTGCACTTGAAGCGAATGGCGTGCCAATCATTGGTACTTCACCAGATGCGATTGACCGTGCGGAAGACCGTGAGCGTTTCCAACACTTAGTTGAGCGTTTAAACCTACTTCAACCAGAAAACGCGACAGTAACGTCTCTTGAAGAGGCGATTGTGAAGTCTCAAGAAATCGGTTTCCCACTCGTAGTTCGCCCATCCTACGTACTAGGTGGTCGTGCAATGGAAATCGTTTATGACGAAGATGACCTACGTCGTTACATGACGCACGCCGTATCAGTATCTAACGAAGCGCCGGTTCTACTTGACCGCTTCCTTGACGATGCGACTGAAGTTGACGTAGACGCTATCTGTGACGGTCAAGAAGTACTAATTGGTGGTATCATGGAACACATCGAACAAGCGGGTGTTCACTCTGGTGACTCTGCGTGTTCACTACCAGCCCACTCATTGTCTGAAGAAATCCAGAACGTCATGCGTGAACAAGTAAAAGCAATGGCGCTTGAACTTGGCGTAGTCGGTCTGATGAACACTCAGTTTGCAGTGAAAGATGGCGAAGTTTACTTAATCGAAGTGAACCCGCGTGCTGCGCGTACTGTGCCATTCGTCTCTAAAGCAACTGGCGTTGCGCTTGCGAAAGTTGCTGCACGTTGTATGGTTGGTCAATCACTGCAATCACAAGGTGTAACGAAGGAAGTAATTCCTCCGTACTACAGCGTGAAAGAAGTGGTACTTCCATTTGCTAAGTTCCCTGGCGTTGACCCAATGCGTGGACCAGAAATGCGTTCAACGGGTGAAGTTATGGGTGTTGGTGAAAACTTCGCCGAAGCCTTCGCAAAAGCACAATTAGGTGCGGGTAACACTTTACCACGCGGTGGTCGCGCGTTACTATCTGTGCGCAATGGTGACAAGGCACGTGTAGTTGAGCTTGCCAAGACAATGAAAGCGCTAGGTTTCGAATTAGATGCAACGTCTGGTACTGCAGCAGCACTGGAAGAAGCAGGCATCGAAGTTCGCCGCGTGAACAAAGTGTTCGAAGGACGTCCTCATATTCTTGACCGTATCAAGAATAAAGAGTACAGCTACATCGTAAACACGACTGAAGGTCGCCAAGCAATTGAAGACTCTAAGGTGTTGCGTCGTGGTGCACTTCAACACAAAATAAACTACACCACTACGTTGAACGCTGCATTTGCTAACTGTAAAGCACACTCTGCGGATGACAGAGCAAATGTAAGCTCAGTTCAAGAGCTGCACCAGCGATTAAACTAA
- the greA gene encoding transcription elongation factor GreA, giving the protein MQSIPMTVRGEKLLRDELNHLKSVVRPKIIADIADAREHGDLKENAEYHAAREQQGFCEGRIQEIEAKLSTAQVIDVTKMTNNGKVIFGSTVSIVNVDTDAEVTYRIVGDDEANIKENLISVNSPIARGLIGKEVDDMVTIQTPNGAVEYEITEVEYL; this is encoded by the coding sequence ATGCAATCAATTCCGATGACTGTACGAGGCGAGAAGCTGCTTCGTGACGAACTGAATCACTTAAAATCTGTTGTGCGTCCTAAAATCATTGCAGACATCGCCGACGCGCGTGAACACGGTGATTTGAAAGAAAACGCAGAATACCACGCTGCGCGTGAGCAACAGGGCTTTTGTGAAGGACGTATTCAAGAAATTGAAGCTAAGTTGTCTACAGCTCAAGTTATCGACGTGACAAAGATGACAAATAATGGAAAAGTTATTTTCGGCTCTACCGTGTCTATTGTGAACGTTGATACCGACGCTGAAGTCACTTATCGCATCGTGGGCGATGATGAAGCGAACATTAAAGAAAATTTGATTTCGGTAAATTCACCTATCGCGCGTGGTTTGATTGGTAAAGAAGTTGATGACATGGTGACAATTCAAACACCGAATGGTGCTGTTGAATATGAGATCACTGAAGTCGAATACCTGTAA
- a CDS encoding di-heme oxidoredictase family protein: MKTIISTSRRHLHASLAFVAVLLTPQTQAAVGSLMWEDNFNSFNTEIWNVDTGDGCALGLCGWGNQELQWYSENNVGIEDIVGEPGNKGLVIEARRESVGGKGFTSGKIQSSNKLAIKYGMVEMRMKVSGVDMGLWPALWMLGTSTATWPAKGEIDIMEMGQSSQSRADAGFPGAPINNYTGSNLIFYTEAACGSGNPTCAASLAWQNDNAHLSSQPLTDRFVTYRLYWTQTSIRFAVVDNDVEYDMYDAPFLIDDESSEFREPFYLLMNLAVGGNFTDAHSDSEVTAPLPGKMIVDYVRVYQLDGQGEVFLGNTTPAEHGTFGVFTDNTPTSNKLSLGENADFYVWNQTSISTGNAAAYEGSSVISWNYTPDQWFGGGFQARQARDMSAFVDGDVRFKIKIPANVSFKVGIADTYTNENWITFPANTTTYGLVRHGDWAEAVIPVKDLAGPLIALQSIKNHFNIVSVDGQIPTFPFEMAMDDIVWTGGGSAPDLDSDSDGVKDNLDLCPNTPVGTPVDEKGCELSTLIDITDSAGDLSAQYNDSPQGETIEKVIDNNLNTKYLTFHNGMWIQFKATDGAYVAKGYRLTSANDAAVRDPLNWTLLGSNDGVTWATLDSRNNEDFASRFETREFSFSNQTPYQYYRLTMNNNSGNITQLAEWAILTEPTRQAVDSDGDGIEDLLDECANTPAGTQVDSKGCPIVQQPYGITQTSDSSVEFFVNTTDWADVHYRINGGGQQNVRMVVNGGRNTLSLESLQNGDSIEYWFTYQAGGGAVDTTIKTFTLKRGGGTPPNADSDGDGVPDTLDSCPNTPVGSSVDNQGCPIINSSNVVPLYSADTVLEQAIQFDRGDALVTRFSDRGRDRHAKEDQFQSYDHYLSHYWIHRTAQFQFVDYVAKGGNSLEITFITEWPLDEREFRAWYRGLNTVAEYHGNYFGVNGAVQALDQGSYDHNFNKISDNGTQHRYRLVINDYRPLNWDPGQTGFLPLQVGQRMEFEASQFLLAAPEGRDNYYGTTYLYVIGQGLVPWKTQGKFDEKGSQREDSYPIAQSAWLGGGTTLPYNYTNEPDNHFMQMATNLSNVNGQMFVEGRRVHHSSFVSGQHDEHGNENGIFNAVVGKAGPHYINQSCVSCHARNGRAAPAAVGEPLNKWVFKVSDSNGNPDPLIGKVLQPSTFGIPSSESEGSVIISSWSENNGLRKPNFQFSKVTPAKFSARIAPQLVGMGLLEAISEETILAQEDPNDLDGDGISGKANRIADPETGVTRLGRFGWKATTVNLKHQVASAFNTDMGVTSSLLPNPDCGSAQSNCGANAVEVSDTDLDKLVKYLALLGIRAQRDSESAQVQQGKSVFANIGCGQCHVDTVQTSAFHPFSELRNQTIHPYTDLLLHDMGSGLADTLGEGDASGSEWRTTPLWGIGLSACVTGGLDNILGGQGNEFCTPQHSYLHDGRARSLEEAILWHGGEGQTAKVAFEVLGESDKSALLAFLNSL; this comes from the coding sequence ATGAAAACAATAATATCAACCTCGCGAAGGCATTTGCATGCAAGCCTTGCTTTCGTCGCTGTGCTCCTCACGCCTCAAACTCAAGCCGCTGTCGGAAGCTTGATGTGGGAAGATAATTTCAACAGTTTCAATACAGAAATTTGGAACGTGGATACGGGTGATGGATGCGCTTTGGGTTTATGCGGCTGGGGCAATCAAGAGCTGCAGTGGTACAGTGAAAACAACGTTGGCATTGAAGACATCGTGGGAGAACCAGGAAACAAAGGCTTAGTCATCGAGGCAAGACGGGAATCCGTTGGAGGAAAGGGCTTTACTTCTGGAAAAATCCAAAGTAGCAATAAACTCGCCATCAAGTACGGCATGGTCGAAATGCGCATGAAAGTATCTGGAGTGGATATGGGTCTTTGGCCCGCACTTTGGATGCTTGGAACGAGCACTGCAACATGGCCTGCGAAAGGTGAGATTGACATTATGGAAATGGGGCAATCTTCGCAAAGTCGCGCAGATGCTGGGTTTCCAGGAGCGCCGATAAACAACTATACGGGGTCGAATCTTATTTTCTATACCGAAGCTGCCTGCGGTAGTGGAAATCCAACCTGTGCCGCAAGTCTTGCTTGGCAAAACGACAATGCTCACTTGAGTTCGCAGCCGTTAACCGACCGCTTTGTGACGTATCGCTTATATTGGACACAAACATCGATTCGGTTTGCTGTGGTTGATAATGATGTTGAGTACGACATGTACGATGCCCCTTTTCTGATTGATGATGAATCCAGTGAATTTAGAGAACCATTTTATTTGCTCATGAATCTTGCTGTAGGGGGAAATTTTACGGATGCGCACAGTGACAGCGAGGTGACAGCACCACTACCGGGCAAGATGATTGTCGATTATGTGCGTGTGTATCAGCTCGATGGTCAAGGTGAAGTGTTTTTAGGTAATACCACTCCAGCGGAGCATGGCACATTCGGTGTATTTACCGATAACACCCCAACATCAAACAAATTATCGTTGGGTGAAAATGCCGATTTTTATGTATGGAATCAAACTTCTATAAGCACAGGAAATGCAGCGGCCTATGAAGGTAGTTCCGTTATTTCTTGGAACTATACGCCAGATCAGTGGTTTGGTGGTGGTTTTCAAGCTCGACAAGCTCGAGACATGAGTGCATTTGTTGATGGTGATGTTCGGTTCAAGATCAAAATCCCTGCGAATGTATCATTTAAGGTTGGCATTGCGGATACCTATACGAATGAAAACTGGATAACGTTTCCTGCAAATACAACGACCTATGGACTGGTTCGTCATGGTGACTGGGCGGAAGCGGTTATTCCAGTGAAAGACCTAGCAGGGCCACTTATCGCGTTACAGTCAATCAAAAACCATTTCAATATCGTGTCAGTTGACGGACAAATACCGACATTCCCCTTTGAAATGGCGATGGATGATATTGTTTGGACTGGTGGTGGTAGCGCGCCAGACCTGGATTCAGACAGTGATGGTGTAAAGGATAATCTTGACCTTTGTCCAAATACGCCAGTTGGCACACCAGTTGATGAAAAAGGCTGTGAACTGTCTACGCTAATCGACATCACAGATTCTGCCGGAGATTTGAGCGCCCAATACAATGACTCACCGCAAGGTGAAACAATTGAAAAAGTCATTGATAACAATCTTAATACGAAGTATCTGACTTTTCATAACGGAATGTGGATCCAATTTAAGGCGACCGACGGGGCATACGTTGCAAAAGGCTACAGATTGACGTCTGCAAATGATGCGGCTGTTCGCGATCCATTGAACTGGACATTGCTGGGCTCAAACGATGGGGTAACGTGGGCAACCTTAGATTCGCGTAATAACGAAGATTTTGCGTCTAGATTCGAAACAAGAGAATTTTCATTTAGCAATCAAACGCCATACCAATATTACCGTCTGACCATGAACAACAATAGTGGCAATATTACACAACTTGCAGAATGGGCTATCCTAACTGAGCCAACACGGCAGGCTGTGGATTCAGATGGTGATGGTATTGAAGATTTGCTAGATGAATGCGCGAATACCCCAGCGGGAACACAGGTTGACAGTAAGGGATGTCCAATTGTTCAACAGCCATATGGTATTACACAAACGAGTGACTCAAGTGTTGAATTTTTTGTCAATACAACGGATTGGGCGGACGTCCACTATCGTATCAATGGTGGAGGTCAACAGAACGTACGCATGGTGGTTAATGGTGGCCGTAACACTCTGAGTCTTGAAAGTCTCCAAAATGGTGATTCGATTGAGTATTGGTTTACTTACCAAGCCGGTGGTGGTGCAGTCGACACAACCATAAAAACCTTCACATTAAAGCGCGGTGGCGGTACACCACCCAATGCAGACAGTGATGGCGACGGTGTGCCTGATACACTGGACTCGTGTCCAAATACGCCGGTAGGCAGTAGCGTTGACAATCAAGGCTGTCCAATCATCAATAGTTCAAATGTAGTTCCATTGTATTCTGCTGATACGGTGCTTGAGCAAGCTATTCAGTTTGATCGAGGAGATGCCTTGGTTACTCGTTTTTCAGATAGAGGTCGAGATAGGCACGCAAAGGAGGACCAATTCCAGAGTTATGACCATTATCTTTCTCACTATTGGATACATCGAACTGCACAGTTTCAGTTTGTTGACTACGTGGCGAAAGGTGGAAATAGTTTGGAAATAACGTTTATCACCGAGTGGCCACTTGATGAACGGGAGTTTCGTGCTTGGTACCGAGGTTTGAATACCGTTGCTGAATATCACGGTAACTATTTTGGTGTGAATGGCGCGGTTCAAGCGTTAGATCAAGGAAGCTATGATCATAATTTCAACAAAATCAGCGATAACGGTACTCAGCATCGCTATCGTTTAGTCATAAACGATTACCGACCACTTAATTGGGATCCGGGCCAAACCGGTTTTTTACCATTGCAAGTCGGGCAGCGCATGGAATTTGAGGCAAGCCAATTTTTGCTCGCTGCACCAGAAGGGCGAGATAACTATTACGGGACTACCTATCTTTACGTCATTGGACAAGGATTGGTACCGTGGAAAACACAAGGGAAATTTGACGAAAAAGGGTCTCAACGTGAAGACTCATACCCAATTGCGCAAAGTGCGTGGCTCGGGGGTGGGACTACGTTACCTTACAACTATACCAATGAGCCAGACAATCATTTCATGCAAATGGCAACCAACTTGTCCAACGTTAACGGGCAAATGTTTGTTGAAGGTCGCCGAGTGCATCACAGCAGTTTTGTTTCGGGACAACACGATGAGCATGGAAATGAGAATGGAATATTTAATGCCGTTGTTGGCAAAGCCGGTCCTCATTACATAAATCAAAGTTGTGTGAGCTGCCATGCTCGAAACGGTCGCGCTGCACCCGCGGCAGTCGGAGAGCCTTTAAACAAATGGGTATTCAAAGTCTCAGACAGCAATGGAAATCCAGATCCGCTCATCGGAAAAGTATTGCAGCCAAGTACGTTCGGGATCCCAAGCAGTGAAAGCGAAGGCAGTGTTATCATCTCTAGCTGGAGTGAAAACAATGGGTTGCGGAAGCCGAATTTCCAGTTCAGCAAAGTCACACCAGCCAAATTTTCAGCGCGTATCGCACCACAACTCGTTGGAATGGGGTTATTAGAGGCGATTTCAGAAGAAACGATTTTAGCGCAAGAAGACCCAAACGACTTGGACGGCGATGGTATTTCAGGAAAAGCCAACCGTATCGCGGATCCTGAAACTGGCGTTACGCGTCTCGGACGATTTGGGTGGAAAGCGACAACGGTAAATTTGAAGCATCAAGTCGCCAGTGCGTTCAACACCGATATGGGAGTGACATCGAGTTTATTACCGAATCCTGATTGTGGCTCTGCTCAATCGAATTGCGGCGCTAATGCAGTAGAGGTATCAGATACCGATCTAGATAAATTGGTAAAGTATCTGGCGCTTCTGGGTATTCGCGCACAGCGAGATTCAGAGAGTGCGCAAGTTCAACAGGGCAAGAGTGTATTTGCAAACATCGGGTGTGGACAGTGTCACGTCGATACCGTGCAGACAAGCGCTTTCCACCCCTTTTCAGAACTACGCAATCAAACTATTCACCCATACACCGATTTGTTGCTGCACGATATGGGCAGTGGTTTAGCGGACACACTTGGTGAAGGTGATGCGAGTGGCTCAGAATGGCGTACAACACCACTGTGGGGAATTGGATTGTCTGCATGCGTAACGGGTGGATTAGACAACATTCTTGGCGGTCAAGGTAATGAATTCTGCACGCCACAACATAGTTATTTACATGATGGTCGGGCACGTAGCCTCGAAGAAGCCATTCTTTGGCATGGCGGAGAAGGGCAAACGGCTAAAGTTGCTTTTGAAGTGTTGGGTGAGTCAGATAAAAGCGCGTTATTGGCTTTTTTAAATAGCTTATAA
- a CDS encoding TetR/AcrR family transcriptional regulator, which translates to MFKFGCKSSCQHSFLGKSKKQVAIAERHQELLMLAREIIALEGFHSFTMDKLAAKSAYSKGTIYNHFNSKEDVIVALSIESMKFMESLFKRAYQFQGSSRERMVALHVAYNLFSKLEPVMFLCVLTSKTPWVMEKCDPENLEKSIAQEERLIAVADQFITDAVNAGDLQLSPTISSDTLIFANWAVAFGTNALINSAKESRCIEPVLDPFTALYNINIMLDGMQWLPLSSKWDYKKVWLKVEDTIFADEVACLKASNSI; encoded by the coding sequence ATGTTTAAATTTGGCTGTAAATCGAGTTGCCAACATAGCTTTTTAGGGAAATCTAAAAAGCAGGTCGCTATTGCTGAGCGACATCAAGAATTACTGATGTTAGCGCGTGAAATTATCGCTCTTGAGGGATTTCATAGTTTCACAATGGATAAGCTTGCTGCTAAGAGTGCATACTCAAAGGGCACAATTTACAATCACTTCAACAGTAAAGAGGATGTAATTGTCGCGCTTAGTATCGAGTCGATGAAGTTCATGGAGAGCCTGTTCAAGCGAGCTTATCAATTTCAAGGGAGCAGCAGAGAACGCATGGTTGCATTACACGTAGCATACAACCTTTTCTCGAAGCTTGAACCCGTGATGTTTTTGTGTGTACTTACCTCTAAAACCCCTTGGGTTATGGAGAAATGTGACCCTGAAAATTTAGAGAAGAGCATAGCGCAAGAAGAAAGATTAATTGCTGTCGCCGACCAATTTATCACGGATGCAGTAAATGCTGGCGATTTACAATTAAGCCCAACAATTAGCAGCGACACACTTATATTTGCGAATTGGGCTGTCGCATTTGGAACAAATGCATTGATTAACAGTGCAAAAGAAAGCAGATGTATAGAACCCGTTTTGGATCCTTTCACTGCGCTTTATAACATCAATATAATGCTTGATGGCATGCAATGGTTACCGCTTTCAAGTAAATGGGATTACAAAAAAGTGTGGCTTAAAGTCGAAGATACGATTTTTGCCGATGAAGTGGCCTGTTTAAAAGCATCAAATTCTATTTAG